TTTGTAAACCTGCGGTTTGTAGCTCTATTGTTTGCTGCCGTtcgctgatttttttttcctgtgctccCTGTGGTTCATAAGGCGGTGAAATGAAGAGAGTGAACAGCTTTCAGAGGTGGGTGCAGTCCGATAATCTGGCtgtaaatgtgatgttttgGACCGAGAGGCGAACATTGCTGCTGTTATTTAACCGTATTAACGTGAGATATCTGCAGTCAGCTGCTCATTAACGCTTAGTTACCTCATTCTTCATGTTTGTCCGTTAGCATAAACTCATTTTCCCCACTCAGGTCTGTAAAACATTAtcaaattaaactttaaactgaagCACTTTTAAATGGGCAGTGTCTTGTATTACCTTGGGAACAGGAAATGGTAAATATAGTTAAGTTAAGGCTTAAATATTAGTTAATTATTCTACAGGTCCGTGTCAGAAAATTAACCCTCAGGTTTCAGTTTCTTACATGTGAGGATTGATGCTTtttctggtttttctttttttttttagtctgtcGGTTAATTGTGATGGACATCTGCTGATAATGAGTCAATAAACGACACATTAACTGATAAtaacaaacactgttttcagcTGTAAATGTTATGTTACAAGTATCATGGGAAATATATGAACCGCTGCTTTTATAATGGTCTGTGAACACAAACCTGTACAAGTCATTAGCTTAGACTGAGTTATAAACACACTTTTAAGATAATGATATAAATGTACATTGTTTGCTCAAGTTATCATTTGTCAACCAGCATTAAATCAGCAAACAAACTGTCACAAAGTCCTGATTAGTCTCAGAATatgagcagcattttactgtcatCTTACATGTTACCTGAGTCTGGTCCTCAGTCTCTAAGTTCAGTTTCCAGTTAAAGTTtttagtttattattttatttcatatcttccTGTTTCAGTGGCCTTACAGTGTGTTTACTTTGTGACTGGTGTGACTTGGCTGCTTTAACAGTGTTATCTGTCTGTCCGTTGATCAATCGACGTATGTAAACAGTGTGGTTAAGTTGTAGATACGGGAATCACAATACATTTACTGTTTATGGTTGATTTGCTTTGTTGGTATGAAAACTGGAAGCTTGTTTACATCTTTAAATCAATATTTACATCAGCCCTATCTTGATAAGGAGCGTTTCAACTCAAAGGTCTTGTTGGAGAGAAGCACAGTGCACagtcagccccccccccccccccagaggcgttcacatttttgttttgtttacttgtgtgtttcaggttcaTGAACAGACGGGCCTCTGCAAACTGCCGCTACCAGCCCACCTGCTATGAGCACGCTGCAAACTGCTACACTCACGCCGTGAGTGGCTCGTATTTACCTCGTAAATGTCGATCATGTAATCTCAGAGTTGCTCAACCTCACTGATGCTCTAACATGTCGTCCCTGTAGCTTCTCATCGTGCCGGCCTTCGTGGGCATGGCGTTGCTGCACCGTCTGTCGGACAACCGCTGGGAGAGGATCACAGCCTGGGTGTACGGCATGGGCCTCTGTGCCCTTTTCCTGGTCTCCACTGTGTTTCATATCATCACCTGGAAGAAGAGCCACATGAGGTCAGGAGAAACAAAGTGATGACACAGCATATAGGCAGAAAAACCAAGACTGACATGTACAAGTACAAACAGTTATAAAGTCACATGTACTTGACATACAGGACACGCGCGACACCAGAGGGCGGGAGGCAAACAATCAGCTATTCCTGTTGTAATATTTAGAGTGAGAGTAATAGTATACAGCACAGCAGGTCTCTAATTTCAAGTGGTGAGAGTAGAATTAATATCACTGTCTCCACTGGGAATAACAGcacactgctgcttcactgtgacGAGGACGCGTTCATGTTACTGTGTTACTGCATTCCTGCGTTCCTGCATGCCAAACCTTTGCTCTGCCTCAGTCTGTGATAAACTGTGCTGTTGTGACAGATGCACAACTGTGTACAATGGTTCATATTCtgctagggctgcaactaacaattattttgataatcgattacTCTGTCGATTATTTTTTCGATTGATCAATTATTAATTggataaaaagggaaaaaaagcaaaatttgatttccagcattttatttaattaaccaAACTGTCTTTGTTCAAAAGTTGTTTCCAACTCACATAAAAAATTCAATGTATGCTACACCgagtacaaaaaataaaaataaacattttgtaGCAGCTGAatcaaagtaaagaaaaacataaagctgGTGAACAGTTTAAATAACTGTGCAGAGCTGAACaacaatttaataaataaaatacataaaactcAAACTTTTTTAAACAGGCTTTTCCTATAGAACTACGGAGGAATGGTTCTTTATGGTTTATTCCTTCTCCATCAGTCTGGTGAAATAGGTCCTTGAGGGACGAGTGTAACCAGGGCTGAAGGTGTTGATCATTTTTCTGAAtccttcaccacctccaccattaATGTCTGTAAGCAGCATATTCAGGATACCGTCAGTGAGAACAGCTGATTGCTGTGATGTGCAGATCTCCCTCGCGTcacatatatctatatataacaGTTTCCGGCAGGTTTGTGTCCGTTTTTCaggacaatttaaaaacaaacctctGTCCGTTTTCTCTAGTTTTGTTTGTGGATACGTGATAAATGAACTCCCCACGAACTTACCGTGAGTCTCCTTCACCCACGGCTGCAGCGTGCTTCCTGTTCAGGTGCTCACGCAGTGATGTTGTGCCGCCGCACCAGGCGACATCAGCTGCTAACGCTGTTCTTTGAAGGCGTTAATGTAAAGTGCTCCCATGCTTTTGACGAGTTGGGTCGtacattttcctctctgctaACGTTAGCCTCCGGCGCCATTTTTTTCGAACGCTTCTTCCAGGTGAGCGACTCAAGGCGCGGCATTGGTTCGCTTCTcctgcctcttcttcttctacgtCGGTTAGCATCCAGCTTACTGGTGCTTTACTGCCCCCCACATTAGGGGTTACCTGCTGCACTTATGTGTATGATAACGTAGACCCAACTAATCGATTATTAAATGAGTTggcaactattttaataatcgaTTTTAATCGATTAGTTGTTGCAGCCCTATATACTGCTCATACTGTGTgtattgtttatgttgtttatagtatttaaaACACTCGTTCGCTCTGGTAAATCTTAAGTCTTTGAACCCGAGGGTTTTTCTTCCCTGTGTGAACATGTAAATAATCAGAGGCCTGATTAtttcacctgttcacctgtttgTCTCAGGTCTGTGGAGCAGTGCTTCCACATGTGTGACAGGGTGGTCATCTATTTCTTCATTGCTGCCTCCTACACACCTTGGTGAGTGTCAGCATATACTCAGTATATCCTCAGAGGGCTTTATAACCTTCTGACACATGGAGACCTAACACCTCTGTCCTTACTCAGGTTAAACCTGCGTGAACTGGGCCCTCTGGCAGCACACATGCGCTGGTTTGTGTGGCTCATGGCTGCTGCTGGAACCATCTACGTCTTCAACTACCATGAAAAGTGAGTCACCAAAAAACTGACTGATTCTAGCTCCTGgagtgtgaatatttttttctggttctcttcctcttttcttagtcttaaatctaataaaaatatttttctgcattttatcCATCAAACCAATTAACTGATGTTTGGGAATCAAATAGgggaaaacaaagcacaatCTCCATTACTACCTGTGACTGTTACCATCTGAAGAGCCCTGCCACCATCAGACTCATGCATCAGTTAAAAAGGtggtttcctcctcctccctctatCTCCCGCTCTGACCGCCTGCCGTCAGATCTGCTGTGATTGCGGAAAGTCACAGAATCTTTAAGGCAGGTTTGGCAAGTTTCATCTGCGCTTCGTTTCATTGTTCACACTTAGTCAGAATCGCGGGCTCTTCAGTGACTGAGATCTTCCACGTGTAGGTTGTCACAGCATTCATTTGGCTGCCAGTGTCCTGCTGAGCTGCCAGGAAAAAGTCTGAAGTTTGTTTTAAAGTCATTAAAACAAATCTTTGCTCACATTCTGTGTTCGATAAGATAAAGATTAGTTTGCGGAAGTCAAACACAAATGTTAAAGTcatacgatttttttttttttgtcttcacagaTACAAACTTGTTGAGCTGGCCTTCTATTTGACGATGGGATTTTTCCCAGCATCAGTCGTGACGTCAATGGTAATTTGTTTACAGTCAAATTCTCTTTAGTTACATGTCCTGCTCCAGCTCAGCAGCCTGCTGCAGCAGGGTGGGTGATACTTCCTCTTCTTGCTGACACTAAAGAGCAGTGGTACTCAACGTGGGGCTTAGGGACCCTCATGGGGCCTTGTTGAAGTTCTAGTGGCTCACTGTTGTCGGAGgttttccattattttttcccttttcttttccagcTTTATATCAGACCCTAATTTTCGTTCATGTCATTTTACCATGTGAGCACATCACATGATCAACCTGCAGCCACAAGTAGCAGATTTAATACAAACAGACACCTGGAGAATAGTTTTGTTATGTAACGGCTGTTTTTTTAACGTTCTGCAGAGTAACACTGAGGGGCTTCAGGAGCTGGCCTGCGGTGGACTCATCTACTGCCTCGGTGTGTTCTTCTTCAAGAGTGATGGCGTCATCCCCTTCGCCCACGCCATCTGGCACGTGTTCGTGGCACTGGCTGCGGCCGTGCACTACTACGCCATCTGGAAATACCTCTACAAGGCTCCCAGTGCCGACACCCTACTCGACTCGTGACCGCGGAGGCGGGGCGACTCCCTCAACTGCCCACTGAAGCTGCAGCGACAGCCGAAAAGTTTACGAAAATACTGACCACGAGTTGTTTACTCTTTTCTAACGTGGAGGGGAACAGATTTTTCAGCGTCTCCCTGATAAACACATCTActttaaaagctgttttgtaCGTCTtcagtgtataaaaaaaaaaacataaaaaagaaaaaaaacctgacagtgagggagagaaTTTGGACTTTTTACTCTTACGGTTAACTTTGGCACATTCGTGAGGATTTGAGAAATTTGATAGCAGTCTTTTGTATCACTTGAAGAGAGTCACATTCCACATTCGGGGTCATTTGTGTGTCAGAAATCATCAGACTCATCTGTTTCAGCTGGTGATTTGAACACTGGGGATATGAGGTGCTAAAAATCAGCTCTTCTCAGGAGCTGGGCCGGGTATCAGCGCAGGAGTTACAGCGTAGAAACAAAacctttttctgttgtttttttttcatttataagAAGCCAAAGGTCTCATGTTTTTCAAACACAAGCGGTTGTACAGGAACTTTGCCAAAGTAAAATACAAACTGGCAAAGTTTGATGGTTAACACAGATTAGATGGATCTGGAGTCAGAACCTGTTGAAGGAAATGATGGAAGTTACTCGTCTGTTTtcccattttctgtttctcGATCCATCTGATCTGTTTCTGACTTGTATCCAAGTGCAGTCCTCGGTTTTCACAGTCGATCCTGGTAGTAtttagcgccccctgctggtgggCTGGTGTAAAAAGGTGATTCACAGCATTTCAGGAGGAGCAGAGGTGACCTGTGAGGTGAAGGTGGGGGGGTGGATTTTGTTCATGAGCCAAATGAGAGAAAATCAGTTCAGGCAGTGTGATGAGGCAGAATTGTTCCACTGTGTTTGTAATGTGAACAGCGTGcagtagagtgtgtgtgtatgcacgaCCTTTGTACTGTAGTCCAGTATTACATTTCcactgattctctctctctttttgtttgatttgcaCCACTAGGACGAgcagtgtttggtgtgtgtgttctgacgGGGGTTCGATCCTCATGAGAAACCTCATGCTCttctttttgtctcatgctGTTGGTTTTGTAAATTTGCTCTCGGGCTCCTGACCCATGAAATGACCTTTTCTGTTGTTATCTCTTAGTGACGTACGGAGCTGAACGATTACACGTTTTTTAATTGTGGCTCTTGTTGAAACGATTTCCTTAACCACTgtgttttgtaatatttgtatattctgttgtttgttctgttgaTTACATGATCCTGGCCTTTGcagggaaaaaacaaactgcttcTTGTCTGTTCCAGTGGCTGCATAATGGTGCTGCATAAACATGAATGCTCCTCCAACATACTGATTACCACCTTTCtaatgtgaaaataaagaataatgaTGCCCCCACGCCTGCGCTTCCACACCAGAGTCTCATTCATAATGAGCACAGCTCAGTCTCATCCTGTGTGGACGTAAAAGTAGCACGTCCCTTCCTCTGAGGACTGTTTCTGTCCGGAtttacaacaaaacacaaacatctttaaAACCTACAGGGTTTCTTTCTTTGCTCAAACATTGTGGCTGCAGTATTGAAAGTGATAATTCAGGCCGTTTATCAAGAACATTCTGGTTTCAGTTCCACTGTGATTCCTCACATGCagagagaaatataaaaataagtcTTCTACAAACCTCGTGGATGTGAACTGCAGCCTGACTGGTTAGTGGACATGTTTGACCGTGAGGTGGAAATTCTAGTTCACACACTTTTCGGTAAAATACTCAGCTCAAATTATTCAGGCTGGACATTTAACTCCTTCATTGCCAATACAACACCTGAGTTTTGGTAAATTATCCCCCCCCAATATTACAAAATAACTAAACACCCAAATCTCTAATACACCAAATTTCTCAAAGGCATCAAAGATTGATTTATAGCTGAATCAAAGCAGACGCAGTTTGGATAAATTTAAACTAAGAATCTGAACTAGAATGAAGAGAAATCAGATTTGAGTCTTTGTAATCTACTGTGAATGGATGAGCAGAGAAATCAGAGCACGTCAGAAAAGAACTGGGATTTTATTAGACACTACAAAGTACAGCGAGACAGAGAGGCCGAGGGCTGAACAGCACAAAGAAATGTTATGCATCCATTCCATGACAAGCAAGACCGAATCCTCCTTTATGTTTTTATACACTCTGAAACAGTCCGTTGGTGTTGCCATGAATACAATGGTTACAAGTCTGTTGCAATGTCcaaaataagaaatgaaaagagttgTCACTGTATATAATATATAGATTTTTGATGCACTAAGAAGCCCTTCAGTGCAGATCTGAACCTATCCGAGTGGTGCTGCGATGAGATCTTTACATTGCTGAGAGACTGGGGAACAGTCAGTGTATTCAAGGCACTGGAATAGACTCAGAATTATGGTTAACATTTCCGGGTGAGGTAGTGAAATCACTCGACAGTGAGGTAATTTTGGGATACGCATGGATTAATTATTGGCTTTTTcctatatatagatagatagatatatacgATTTGATAAAAAGATGCTCCACAGATTGGGGAGGCATCGTTCCAGTCTTCACTCTTCTTTACAAACCCTGTTCACACTCGAGTGCGTCTGTGCAGAAAAGATGcagaagggaaaataaaaacctcTAAAGCGCAAAAACACTAAGACGAAAGTTTGTGGTTAGaaaagaataatttttttttacgtcGCACACACATTTGGATCGTATCGAACTGACTGACGGTTCGGTGTGATGTTTTACTGACTGATACTGGCACCGAGGCGCTGAGTGAACTGACTGCTGGCGTCCACTGCCGctgatatttaaataaaaccatttatccaatctcattttccatttgtgtgcacatgatgcatgacaaaataaaaaattcaacaCACTGAATTTCTAGGTCCATGTATTAAAGGCATAATTATTACagcgaaagaaaaaaaaataattttataaaaatatttataaaagtgcattgatttttgttttcttttttttttttaaacaaaaaaaaaaaagaaatgttacaagaagcttttctttttccagaggATCGTTTTCATCATGCATCATACggacacaaagagaaaatgaattttCCTTTGGATTAAAACAGTAAGTTTTTCTTGCAGCTTGATACCGCTCTCACACCTGCACAGTAAATTAAAGCCTgtagctggttagcttagcttagtgcAGAGACTgcaaacaggtggaaacagccAGTCTGGCTCAGTCCAGAGGTCACAGGATCTGCCAGTGATCCCACagctcacagaaaaaaacaccttacagttcatttgtttaatctgtacaaaaacacgGTTTCTTTGTACAGATTTTACAGGAGCTCGTGGTGCTACAGAGCTAGGCTAGTTGTTTCCCATTGTTTCCGgtctttaagctaagctaagctaacaggctgcaGCCTTAGATTTAATGCACAGATACCAGGTCTTTTTGTAATTATTCTTTCACATGATTTccttttaaccctgtgagcccgtacgtatcatatatgatacccacatttctgggactcattgcatcaccatcaagcataaactttgcatttaacccttttagatgaactcttatgctcgtatactgactcctggtagacactcctcacttttctaaatgttttgacatgtgtgatacaaacaaaaaatatacttagaattttttttttttaattttttttttttacattttgtcaaagggacaaataaagagttcatatttgaaaaattagaattttctgaccattctttcatagttcaggtctcacagggttaatatTTGCACACATGAACTTCCACACAGACGATCAGACATGTCAGTATCAAGctttaaaaaatcaaaacacacacacatcagtcacGTCCCAGTTCTGACTGACTGGCAAAAAGCTCTGCACGACAACACAGCTGATGCTGGGAGGACTCCACTGTGAGCCTTCGAAAGCTTCTCAGTGTCCATCACTCAGGCTCAGGGACACACTACAACTGCACTGGCTGAAGGAaccaatcacagacacacacacacacacacacacaccgagcagCGGCAGAAACCAGCTATAGATTTCCCTTCCTTCATAGTAACTTCATCCCATCCAATCAGATCAGAGAGAAACAAGACTCACAAGCTGCGCGGTTACAAAAAGCCTCGACAGGTTCGAATATTGGCCTTCGAAAGACAGAAGAGCTGCCGGAGGACTTGTGTCGGGACGTGTCGgaggtgggggtgtgggtggagggggggcaGGTTGTGTTGGATGTGAACTGATGGATTTTACAAAGGGGCCGAACAGTACATTCTCTCTTCCGGactgcattttgttttggtgCTTCTGATTCCTTTGAGTTTAATGGGATTAACATGATGTGGGAGCCTATAAGCAGGAGTGTTGtcatagtaataataataataattataattataataataatgccCAGGAGGTTTGGGTGCTGCTGAATATCCACAAATCTCTGTAAAACTACCACATCCTAGCTAATAAAGAATATTAAAATACCACTATATGCATTTGTCTTTGagttatatatttgtattttttaataatattctGGATCTGTTGTGCCTTTAAAATACATAGTTCAGTAATGTATAGGaaaaatactgtacaaaaaGAACAACTTATAGAATAGGTTTATATAAACATATCTCTTGTAACCAATATATCATCTCTGTTGTGAATCGTTTGGTTTGCAGTAAACAAATTGATTGGGTTAACCACAGTATTGGACAACAccatccaactttttttttttgt
The window above is part of the Toxotes jaculatrix isolate fToxJac2 chromosome 18, fToxJac2.pri, whole genome shotgun sequence genome. Proteins encoded here:
- the mmd gene encoding monocyte to macrophage differentiation factor isoform X1, with product MKRVNSFQRFMNRRASANCRYQPTCYEHAANCYTHALLIVPAFVGMALLHRLSDNRWERITAWVYGMGLCALFLVSTVFHIITWKKSHMRSVEQCFHMCDRVVIYFFIAASYTPWLNLRELGPLAAHMRWFVWLMAAAGTIYVFNYHEKYKLVELAFYLTMGFFPASVVTSMSNTEGLQELACGGLIYCLGVFFFKSDGVIPFAHAIWHVFVALAAAVHYYAIWKYLYKAPSADTLLDS
- the mmd gene encoding monocyte to macrophage differentiation factor isoform X2, which translates into the protein MNRRASANCRYQPTCYEHAANCYTHALLIVPAFVGMALLHRLSDNRWERITAWVYGMGLCALFLVSTVFHIITWKKSHMRSVEQCFHMCDRVVIYFFIAASYTPWLNLRELGPLAAHMRWFVWLMAAAGTIYVFNYHEKYKLVELAFYLTMGFFPASVVTSMSNTEGLQELACGGLIYCLGVFFFKSDGVIPFAHAIWHVFVALAAAVHYYAIWKYLYKAPSADTLLDS